The following nucleotide sequence is from Pungitius pungitius chromosome 6, fPunPun2.1, whole genome shotgun sequence.
GCATGTCGTAGGGGCTGTAGTTCTTGTACCTTTCAAACACTAACAAGCAGATGAGGGGAAAAGGGTTTTAAAAGAgattgtcaaatgtttttttaataaagaataattcAAAAAGCAACACTTCTTAGACCACAACAGTCTTACCCTTTTTCAGGTGGGGTACGCTCCTCTCAGACATGATGGAGATCCAGACTGGCACATTAGTTCCTTTTATCTTCACCCCAGCCTCATAGAGGGCCTGAGTTGAATCAATGAAATACcaacaaaaacactgttttagAATGAGCTCAAAATGACCAAGAGTTTAAAAACTCATTTGGACCATTCAGCAAACCTCTCAGTGACTTCGGTATAACTCAAATCTCTGTATGAGATTTCATATGTGAAGTGAAAGCGGGTAACTTACTTTGGCATCTTCGTCAATCTTTTCGTAGTCCACAACAGAGGACGGTTCTGCTCTCTTGGtctgcagagaaagacacaaactCCGTTCAGCTCGGACCGTCTGCTGTTGAATTAATCATGAAGACGGTCGCTGACGAGTCTCACCTGCaccagagccaagagcagcttAGCAAAGTTCCCCGAGGTGTCGCCTGCCACGTCTTTCTCCAGGTCCTTCTTGAACACTGAGGGCAACAAGACTTGAGACATTTAGCTGTCTCTGCGTCACGGCAGTAATCACATTTAGGCCGTGCCCTTCTGATGGAGAGAGACATGGTGTGATAACCGGCATGAAACGTTTAACAACCCACGTGTGGCATTTAATATTACAATGTGGGTCTTGAACTCACGCTCCGTGTAGACCTTCTTGATCTCCACCAGCTCGCTGTTGCTGCGAGAGCACAAAACCTCGATCAGAGTCTCTTCATCGGTCCCTGcaccctgaaacaaaacaaaaagataaacaCAACTTAAAAGTTCAGCAGTTTGTCCAGTAGAGGGCGGTGTAACCTTTAAATGAAatctgtgtcctttttttttttttttttaccttgatgGAGCCTCGGATCAATGAGGCGTCGTACTGGGCCGTGCTCTTCATCAATCCAAGGATCACGCTTTCCAGAGAGCCAGACAGCGCTCCCTTCAGGGCTGAGACCATGTCCTAAGAATACAACAATGTAACCCGAACGTCTCGGTTTAAGAGCTGCAGCTGCGAAGCATTTTGGGATTGTCCCTCAAGGCCTACGGTACCTTCTTTGCCCTCCTCTCATACGCAAAAGCGATGTCGGTTCTTTGCGAGTAGGTCCGCTTCGTCAGCACGTCAATGATCGTCTGTTCATCCACCCCTAACATTAGAATGAACAAGACACATGAGGTGAGCCAAGAAGGAGGTGCAAGTTAACTACTAAATATAGTTGCAAGAGTACTTCTAAGTAAAACATGGTGGAGACAAATGTGTACATGAAATGACAACGTCTCGTGACTGAGAGGCCCAACGGGTATTTATGATACAGTAATGCGGATCTTTAAAGAACATTCATGAAATGGTGTAAACATGTGATATGGTTGTGTAATGCTAAGAGGCTTGAAAGGGAAATGCCAGTGTTTtaaacatatatgtgtgtgtgtggttctctTTACTTTAGGGGTGTTttgaataataacaataaggAGGGCTGGCAGCAACACGTGACACTGTCacaaggtaccccccccccccccccccccctttaaacctCATTAGTGAAGACACATATTCTTCATAACAACGAGATGTTGGACTGCTGACGTGTTCGGACAGTGTCCATCGGCTCCCTGCTGTGCCAGCACTGGGGCAGACTTGGAAGTGTTCCCAGCATGGTCAAAACCTTTTACGCCAGAATGCTGACTCACAAATACCAGCTCCTCGTCCGTAGGGAGAAGAGCTGAAGCGAGCACTGATTTGGTTCTGCTCAGCCATGAGGGCAGTGGTACTGCAACTTGCCTTTGGTTTTGATAGCAGTCTCTATTCTGGCGGCATCTTTGTCGGGATCAAAGTCCTTGAAGGGGACCACGGTGGGGAAAGTGGGTTCATGGGCCTGAGGATCCAAAGCAAATGGGAGTTAGATCATCCTTTGGTATTTAAGGCCCACCATGCCTTTTATTAGTTTCCATTGATTAAATAAGTGACGTTACCCCGATGTTGAGCGAGAGTTGTCCCAGGATCTCCGATACCATAGCCATTGTGACCGTCCTAGAAAGGTGACAAAACTGTCAGCACCACACGATCTTGACCTCAAACCTCATTTTAATCCTCGCACCGACTTGGCAGAGCTGCACACACGGGACTGTTTATTTTGTCGCATACCTTCAGAgaacaaaagaataaaatgtcCGATACACAGAGGCAGAGAAATACAATTCACTGGTTGTTCCTTTAAGTGTCCGTATCTACACTGAGTTTACACTGATTTTCCATACAGACAGTGAAATGGTCACATCAGTACTGACGATCATTGAAATCCTGGTTCAGTGTGACACATCCTTGACTGCTACCCCACAGAGCCACACCCTGGAAAGAGCGCTACTGCACTCAACTCTGGTTCAACAAGGGAGTCCTTTCccgtggaagaaaaaaacaaaacaaaaaaacaggtagAGAGCACTTACACCGCAGAGCAGGAATACACCCTTACTACAATAAAACCTATTGGCACAAACATGTGGAAGTCATGTAAACATAATTTGTCATGACTGCAAATAGGGGAATTCTCTTAAACCTCCCTGCAGCTTACAGAGAAGTTAGATGTTACAAATAGTTAAACATAAAATGTAACACCACCACAACTTACCCAAGTAGTCAGCCAGCGATGAGGTGAAGCAGAGGTTTTTCCAGGGTTTAAATGGAATGGGTGTGAAGGTTCAACTTTTCTGCTAGAAAAAGACTTCCCCTTCACCTCCCCCTTTCATGCACTCATGACTCCACCCTAAAACTGGAGCTCAACGTTTAACCCACACACAAGACTTCTAataatctaaacacacacacattcattcatacaAATGGTGATATACTTTAAGACAGTAAATTCACTCGATATGGATACttttattttacctttattgttttaaacaaacacaactattaacaaaatataaaaaaagtatatttgttATACTCTCAAAGTGCTTCAGCATTCACAGATATGTTGAGGGTCATAAGGTATTTCCAGTATGAAATTATTGACTTATTGTAATAAGtggtcttgttttcttttccttttttatttgcgGCGCAGCTCCAACTCCTCATCAGACTCCCATTAAATGGAATCCTTAACTAACTTTTTAATATACTCGTTCCGCCTGGCTGCacgattttttttgtttttttgttttttcttcttgttgccTTCTGCTTTGGATTTGTTCTTTGATGGCCCAGCTCCATGGTTGTCGGACTGGAATGAGCCCTCTTTTGCTGCCTGGTAGGATAAAGGAAGGGGAAATGATTGTAGATGTAAACACCATCAAGTTATTTGTACATTTATCATTCTCAGAAGTCAAAGGTTCTGTGGTAAatgttgaaaattaaaaaatgccCCATTAAGAAATTGCTGCAAAACCTGCGTTAGGTTTGTTTAACAAGTTAAAGCAGTGGAAATCCCTTTGAGTGATTCATTGGATGCCTGTGTAAAATTCCATATGGCCGAGTGTACACCCCTAGCCCCGCTGAAACGTATTATTTGCTCTCTTTGGGTACTGCTTTTAGATGTTTCTTTTACCGTTTGCTCTTTCAATGCTGGTGACGCAAGTTGAATACACACCTGTACAAGGAGCTTTGGTGGGAAAGTGCAGGGGACACGCCCGTTCTTCTTGTGGAAGGACAGGACCACAGCTGGATCGACAGGTATCCAGGGCACGAGGCCGGGTGCCGGGGGACGGGGGACTGAGCTGTGGAGCGTCTGCAGGTTGTACGCCCCCCGACTCGCTTTCCCATTAGCCGCCTTTAATAAGGTCACGAATGGTTCTCCCGCCTTGTGTGCAATCAGGTACTGTCCTTCCTCTAACCTACAAAACCAAATGAAGTCATTGAGGGTGTGTTAAAGTCAAAGCCTCTTCTGATGGAGGAGCAAAGCCTTACAAAAGCAGAAGGTGACTCATGTATTGTGTGGCGCTGAGTAATCATGTGACCCTCCCATACAGACGTGAAGGCAAACTAACATTGCGGCTAAAGACACAATGTCTTTTGAATGCATTCCCTAGACTAAGGTGTCAGGCGGCCCTGACACCTTAGTCTAGGGAATACATTCCCAACTCGAAATACTGCCTTGCGGTCGTATGCAGGAACCAGCCAAGGTGCGTCTGTCTAGAACGTCCTCACTCCATCCAACTTTTATCCTACTAAAGATTTGTGTCAAATTATCATACGCTTTTGAATTCtcaatttgtttattatttcatgAAGTCACAGTGACGGATCTGTTCAACCGTGTGTTCGAGTTCATTTGAAGAAATTCCTTTCAGACATTCCAGAGATACGGCTTTCGTACGTCCTGATGGACTATCGACCTCAACTGTCAAAATGAGGGTGGAGGAGCTCAGCAGTAAAACAACTTACCCAGTGAGCTTTTTCAGTAGATGGTGCAGTATATTCAAGGACTTGGATGGCCTGTGGATGGAAAGGAGATATCACCAAACTCTACTTTAATAGTAATCTGAATTTCTACACTTTATACAAAAAGCAGAGGGGATAGTAGCCATCTGGTAAAAAGGCTTGATTTTTTCATCAGCTGCCTGAATACAGCGATGACGCGTtgctaaaaccagaaaaatctTGCAGAGGTGATTAGGCCCATCCTTATATTCTGCACACATCTGTTGTGAGGACACTCACTTGAAGCCACAGGAGACGTTCTGTTTCCAGTCGTCAGGCAGCTTCCTCAGCAAAGCTACTTTTGAAGTGTGCGCATTGATGtgagctgcagagacagagcGGGAGGGTGAGAGAtgcagagagaaagggacgAGATGTAATGAGCGTGCACATCGTGACCTTCACTTCATCATCAAGCCCATTTATAGTGCTCAGAGTCATAAGTCTGTGTTGATTTGCCGGCATTGTTACAATCTTAAGTGGGTGATAAGAAAGGCTTGTTTTTCCTGTCTTCTTTCTTGCCTCCTACTCCAACATGGAATATCTGCTTAACTCAAGGGTGCCTTCCTTCAATTACAGAGTACTTTGCAGCCAGCCCCCAGAGCCATGTGTACGCGTTTGGGGAATGCCACATGATAAAGCACATGATGAACTAGGCACACCTTAGCAAAGAAGGAAGCCTTTTACCAGTTGTGCCTGTTGCATAACGCCATGAAGTCAGAAATAATCTGGAATGTTTGACACATTATCGTATGCATGTAAAGCCAACACTTATAACAGTCATGCATGAACAGGGAGGGCAGAAAGAGGATAGAGTAGTTCCCTGAATCTTGAGCTTGAGGTAAATAGTATATGTGGGAAAAGAATACGCATTACCGGAATTTTAACAACatttccaaacaacatttagctgAGCTCTGCACTTTGTAATCCCCCACAATCCTATGTGGCTGTCGTTATGGCAACCAAGTAAACGTAGTGACTAAACAGTCACAGCAGGATGGTGAGTCATCTAAAGACTATTCATTTGGTTTGCGGGAGGACGTGCCATGTGGATTCTACTGAACCctctgaggaagaagagagaaattCCTATTTTCTTTATCCACATAAATATTATTCTGACCATTTTATTTGCAATAATATTGAAAATGTAAAGACTAAAGGATTTGTTACATTGGACCTTAGAGTATTTTCCCTTGAATTTAGAAGGAattggattgcaggtgaatgtAATATAGAGTTTTGCTTTTCTTACCTATGTAGGATACAGTGCTGGAGTGGAGCAATGTCTCAGTCCACAGCTGGCAAGCCTCACTGCTGCTCAGACACTCGACACCGTAATTCAACTGGTACTCCAGCTTGGGTAGGACATGCACTGGCACAAACTATTGTGAAAGAAAACAGATGCAGCTGCAGTTATTCACGTTGGACTTCACTATGCGAGATCAAAAAGGAGTAATATAAACTAAAATGAATACCTGGTTTTGGCCGTTTTGGCCGACTTTCCTGCTATGGGTCAATAAGACAGAGCTGCGCACCATTATGAGCAAATCCTGCAGACTGTAAAGCTTATAGAGCAGGTTTCCTTTCTCTGGAGCCTTGTAATCTTGCTCATCTTCAGCACCAGCCTGCAAGTCTTGTGAAAGAATTTCTGTGTGGGAGGGCAATGATGTACTATGTTAATAAAGCACATGGACACAACCTCGATccacagaaggaaaacaaaatgagacTAACTCTTAGTAGTAATGTTGCCCCCCGGTGCAGATAGGTGAGGAGTTGTGCAGGCCTCCCCATCCTGATTTCTCTCCAGATACAAGGACACACAAGGCTTCACCAGAGAAATTGGATGAGAGTGAACTGAGGGCCCAACACTTTGGGAGGGTGAATTGGATTCCTGAGTCCTGGAGGGAGATTTGAACATGGCCGTCTGCATGCGCAGGATCTCACCCAGCTGGTCACCAGATAGCTTTGCTCTTTTAGACTGCCGCCTCTGCCTCGTACCTTTTTGAGGAGACGAGGACTCTGGATTTACAGGTACAGACTGGGACACAGGGATTGCCGGAGGTTCGGCAGAGCGGGAAGTGGGGTTAGCTGGAGACACTGAGTCGTCAATGACCAGCTTCTCATCATCGGAGTCTCCCATTAAAGGCAGGTCGTCGTCACTTTGGGGAGTTTTTGGGGAAACGGCCTCATTTGCAACTGGCCGAGTTGACTCCTCTGTAGCGGGACCCTTCACATGTGTCAATGAGCTGTTCCTCTCTTCTTGTGAACTGCTGCTGGTGTTGTTTTCAAGATGCTCACTGGATATTTTTGTCTTAGCTAAAGGCGGGGAACTTAGTGCATTTAAACTTCCAACACTTGCTTTTAGCCTGTTGGGGGTTTTAATGGGGGTCGCCTCTCCAAATGTTTCCAGGTCAGTGAGGTCCACCTCAAAGTCCAGCCCGTTGGTTTCGGAAGGCAAGCATCTTTGTGAGCTCCCCTGATTTAGAAACCCAAAACAAAGAATCCTTGTTCATATGACATAAGACCACATACACAATACCACGTATAGGATatcggtgtgcgtgtgtgagactACATACCGACGATAGTTGCAGGTGATCCTCTGGAAGCTCAGTCattaaatgaaacacatgtTTACTTCCGTCCTTCTTGATGGAAAGCTTCAAACTCTCCTCGTGGTAGATACGTGACCGCTCTCTTATGGTCATTTCAGTCTGCAGAAGGGGTGAGTCGATGTACACAGTCTTCTTCTGACTACTGCCTGTGAATCAAATGTGAAACAGCACCACCACAAGTCAATTTAATGTCATTAAACACTGCGCTTCATCTCAGAATCGTTTACCATTGCATTCGGTTCGGACACGACTACAAATGTTTCACACctcaaaagtgtaaaaatgggtATATGAACTACCAATGTAAAttgcatgtgttgttttttttttttacagtgaatgAAATAACATGGTGCCACATGTATAGATACTTAATTTCTAAAATGTCAAATCTCTCAAGAGCCAACATATAATTACTATTCTATTTAGTGATCTAGCAAACTGCTGCTAAAAACCACTTATTGGGAAAGAAtgtatacaaaatataaaataaaatgcaagtcCCAATAAAGGCTCCCATTTTTACTATTTTGGGCTACACAATGCTTTTTACACagggttttgtgttttattttggatagtataatgtgaacagcaacacaAAGAAGAGAGGTTCTTATTAGCATTTTCccttgttttcttatttttaccCCAAATATGAactatttaaaataacatccacTAAAACGGCGTAAGTGCCCAAATAATGCTGCTGTACCTTTTCCTGCGTTTAATTGAACGCACACAGGCAGCTCCCATTGATCTCCAAAGTCAGGGCCATGATTGTCTAGCAGCCTGGCGAGGGCATCTCGAGTCAGACACACTTCAGGTTCATAACGGGCCGACAGACTCTTGGCATTACTATCACTACTGATTTTctgtggagtaaaaaaaaatatatcagtaAAACACAGGCAACAAAAACTCGACTTTGCCAGTACAgtgcgagagtgtgtgtgtgtgtgtgtgggggggtgtgtgggggtgtgtgtgtgagcatgttctGGCAAGTTTCAGAAACACAATTAGCATTGGTTATGCTGAGCAAGACATGAACACCCTCTGGTGTCTTTTGTGAAAACTGCAAGGAGCTAAAATGGATTTAACAACAGACCTGCGGTCATGAATCCCATTCGAGCagtaaaatgtctttgtgaCTTACTTTATTGAAGTAATTAAAAAAGGGAGACAACTGCTTACAGCGTGCATGTCCTTGGCTTTTTTAGCTGGAGGATTCTCTGATGAAACACTCTGATAATCCGATGCAAGCTGTGCATCAGCAGGCATCATCTTGTGGTCTGTAATATCCACATTGCCCTGGAGAAATAAAGGGGTACAAATTTTGAAAATGGAGACAATAAATCAACACCAAAAAACAGATTCCGCAATTAAACACTTTCAAGTAGTAAAGGTTGAATAGAAAACTGGACAATGCCATtcgttaacatttatttatatgaagTGGTTATCCTATAtatctgtcaaataaaaaaaaaaaacagctcttgATACTCAAAGATAAATTTGATTACCATGACGAGCAGCTGTTTCTCAAAGGTCAACGTCAGTCCGGGTTCAAATGTTCCGCCGGTCAAACTAGTCATCTCGAAGATCTGATAGAGCTCTGGAAATGTCTTAATGTGCTCCAAACACTCCCTGAAGAATTCCTGAAATTAAAAATCAAGACTAAACGCGTGTATACTTATGAATGAAAATGTACCTGGTGCAATTCTTATAGTATTAGTACCTCTGAGTACTGCATAGCTCCCTGTGATATGAAGTTGTAGTCATTTGCACACATTCTGGCCACATCTTGCAGGTACCTCATAAACTGCATCACTTCATTGTTTACTCGTGCCATCAAGTTCTGAAACATTAGAGCATGGGAGTTGCAAAAAGGAAAGGATGCAAAAAGGACTGGTAGGATTAAAAACTCAAATCAAGGAGAGAACACAGTTACCTGTGGAGGAGCTCTAATCTTCTTACTCATCAAAAATCCGAGATACGTCTTCTGTTCTGCGCTGGACAGAGTGGACGTACACGGGTGTGGCAGTCTGGGTTCAGGATAAGCAGCAACCGTCTCATTCTTAACCTGCTTGACTCTTGATTTTTTAGTATCCTTACATTCCTCTGTACCTCCAGCAGCATCGTCTGCATCCGGATCATCACTATCACAGCTGAACCAACAGGACTCATCCTTTCTGACGCAGCTGTCGTCTTTAAACTCTGCGGCTTTTTTAGTGGAAGGGGAGCAGGTGGCGTCTGCAGTCCCACCgtcctgtttgttgttttcttctggaCTTCTGTGAGGAGCAA
It contains:
- the LOC119196333 gene encoding annexin A2: MAMVSEILGQLSLNIGAHEPTFPTVVPFKDFDPDKDAARIETAIKTKGVDEQTIIDVLTKRTYSQRTDIAFAYERRAKKDMVSALKGALSGSLESVILGLMKSTAQYDASLIRGSIKGAGTDEETLIEVLCSRSNSELVEIKKVYTELFKKDLEKDVAGDTSGNFAKLLLALVQTKRAEPSSVVDYEKIDEDAKALYEAGVKIKGTNVPVWISIMSERSVPHLKKVFERYKNYSPYDMQESIVKEVKGDLQKSFLVLVKCFENKQLYFASLLNEAMKSKGAKEKVVTRIIVSRCEVDLKKICSEYKTNFGESLQKTILEHTKGDYQKVLLGLCGPEE
- the ice2 gene encoding little elongation complex subunit 2 isoform X2 gives rise to the protein MSKKIRAPPQNLMARVNNEVMQFMRYLQDVARMCANDYNFISQGAMQYSEEFFRECLEHIKTFPELYQIFEMTSLTGGTFEPGLTLTFEKQLLVMGNVDITDHKMMPADAQLASDYQSVSSENPPAKKAKDMHAKISSDSNAKSLSARYEPEVCLTRDALARLLDNHGPDFGDQWELPVCVQLNAGKGSSQKKTVYIDSPLLQTEMTIRERSRIYHEESLKLSIKKDGSKHVFHLMTELPEDHLQLSSGSSQRCLPSETNGLDFEVDLTDLETFGEATPIKTPNRLKASVGSLNALSSPPLAKTKISSEHLENNTSSSSQEERNSSLTHVKGPATEESTRPVANEAVSPKTPQSDDDLPLMGDSDDEKLVIDDSVSPANPTSRSAEPPAIPVSQSVPVNPESSSPQKGTRQRRQSKRAKLSGDQLGEILRMQTAMFKSPSRTQESNSPSQSVGPSVHSHPISLVKPCVSLYLERNQDGEACTTPHLSAPGGNITTKKILSQDLQAGAEDEQDYKAPEKGNLLYKLYSLQDLLIMVRSSVLLTHSRKVGQNGQNQFVPVHVLPKLEYQLNYGVECLSSSEACQLWTETLLHSSTVSYIAHINAHTSKVALLRKLPDDWKQNVSCGFKPSKSLNILHHLLKKLTGLEEGQYLIAHKAGEPFVTLLKAANGKASRGAYNLQTLHSSVPRPPAPGLVPWIPVDPAVVLSFHKKNGRVPCTFPPKLLVQAAKEGSFQSDNHGAGPSKNKSKAEGNKKKKQKNKKNRAARRNEYIKKLVKDSI
- the ice2 gene encoding little elongation complex subunit 2 isoform X1, with amino-acid sequence MELVWEDLPAPETPFFTKDLYDKYSLAPNIRQLWEFLQRSPEENNKQDGGTADATCSPSTKKAAEFKDDSCVRKDESCWFSCDSDDPDADDAAGGTEECKDTKKSRVKQVKNETVAAYPEPRLPHPCTSTLSSAEQKTYLGFLMSKKIRAPPQNLMARVNNEVMQFMRYLQDVARMCANDYNFISQGAMQYSEEFFRECLEHIKTFPELYQIFEMTSLTGGTFEPGLTLTFEKQLLVMGNVDITDHKMMPADAQLASDYQSVSSENPPAKKAKDMHAKISSDSNAKSLSARYEPEVCLTRDALARLLDNHGPDFGDQWELPVCVQLNAGKGSSQKKTVYIDSPLLQTEMTIRERSRIYHEESLKLSIKKDGSKHVFHLMTELPEDHLQLSSGSSQRCLPSETNGLDFEVDLTDLETFGEATPIKTPNRLKASVGSLNALSSPPLAKTKISSEHLENNTSSSSQEERNSSLTHVKGPATEESTRPVANEAVSPKTPQSDDDLPLMGDSDDEKLVIDDSVSPANPTSRSAEPPAIPVSQSVPVNPESSSPQKGTRQRRQSKRAKLSGDQLGEILRMQTAMFKSPSRTQESNSPSQSVGPSVHSHPISLVKPCVSLYLERNQDGEACTTPHLSAPGGNITTKKILSQDLQAGAEDEQDYKAPEKGNLLYKLYSLQDLLIMVRSSVLLTHSRKVGQNGQNQFVPVHVLPKLEYQLNYGVECLSSSEACQLWTETLLHSSTVSYIAHINAHTSKVALLRKLPDDWKQNVSCGFKPSKSLNILHHLLKKLTGLEEGQYLIAHKAGEPFVTLLKAANGKASRGAYNLQTLHSSVPRPPAPGLVPWIPVDPAVVLSFHKKNGRVPCTFPPKLLVQAAKEGSFQSDNHGAGPSKNKSKAEGNKKKKQKNKKNRAARRNEYIKKLVKDSI